One Formosa agariphila KMM 3901 genomic window, AATTGGTTGAAAAAGAAAGTATTTCTTTAGAAAACATTGGAGAATTAGCTTTAAATGAAGAAGGTAAAATAACATTTGAACCTTTTAATCATTTAAACTATTTAACCGATGCTTTTGGACTAAACATAATGGTTTCTCCTGCTATATCTAGAGAAGAATATAAGCAAGAAATAGAGTCTATAGAGAAAGTTATACCGCTTACTTTTACACCAGAACGTCGTAAAACAAGACCATATTTACGTTATGCTGCTATTGCTGTACTAGCATTAGGACTTAGCGGATTTTTAGGGTCTAAGTATTATGTAAATCAGGTAGAAAATCATAATCAAATTGCGCAAGAAACCGCTAACACACAGTTAGAACACAAAATACAAGAAGCAACATTTGTTATTGAGAATCCGTTGCCAGCTGTAAGTTTAACAGTTACAAAACCTGTAGGAACATATCATATTATTGCTGGAGCATTTCGTGTGGAAGAAAACTGCGAAAAAATTGTAAGCGATCTTAAATCTGAAGGTTTCAATGCCCGAAAAATTGGTGTTAATAAATATGGTTTACACCAAGTGGTTTACGATAGCTATGAAGATAGAAAAGAAGCCTTAAATGCATTACGCGAAATTCGTAGAAACAACAATCCTCATGCATGGTTACTTGTTAAAGACTTAAAATAAAACATCTTAAACAGATATAAACACAAAAGCGTTATTGGAAATTTCCTGTAACGCTTTTTTTATGCGGTAATCCTAATTTAAGTTTGAAAGTCAACCATCGCTTTGTACCTTTGAGGCAAATAAACATCTATGGAATCAAAAACAGCAGAAGCTACTAAAACTACATTAACAGACCTTGTGTTACCAAGCGAAACAAACCCTTTAAACAATATGTTTGGAGGAGAATTACTAGCACGTATGGATCGTGCTGCAAGTATTGCTGCGCGTCGCCACTCAAGACGAATTGTAGTTACTGCATCTGTAAACCATGTGGCTTTTAACCATGCTATACCATTAGGTAGCGTTGTAATTGTTGAAGCTAAGGTTTCTAGAGCATTTAAGAGCTCTATGGAAGTCTATATAGATGTTTGGACAGAAGATCGAGAATCTGGTCTTAAAACCAAAGCAAACATTGCCATTTACACTTTTGTGGCTGTAAATGAAAGCGGACGACCTATTCCTGTTCCAGAGCTTATTCCTGAAACTAAGCTAGAAAAAGAACGCTACGAGGCTGCCTTACGCCGCAAACAATTAAGTTTAGTGTTAGCAGGTAGAATGAAGCCTAATGAAGCTACAGAATTAAAAGCGTTATTCTTAAAAGAAGATTAAATCTTTACGGTTACATTTTATATAACCACGACGCTGGATTCTGTGTTGTACTTTCTTTAAAAATACTAAAACTTAAAGTGGTATCTCCTGTTGCACTATTTGTGAACACCTGCCCAATAGCCTGTCTGGTAGTTACTTTATCACCCTTTTTTACGTATACTTTAGATAAATTCTTATACGCGGTAAAGTAATTACCATGTTGTACAAGTACAGTCGGGTTTCCTTTTTTCTGAACAATAATAGCATAAACCTCACCATTAAAAACGGCTTTAACTTCCGCTCCTGGACTGGTTGCTATTCGTACCCCATTACTATGTATAGTTGCAGATTTAACAATGGGATGCGGCTGATCGCCATACTTTAATTTTACCACGCCTTTTTCTACTGGCCAAGGCAACTTTCCTTTATTAGCTACAAAACTTGCTGCTAAATTTTTAGCTTCTGGTGTTAAAGAAAAACCTTTAGAACTAGAACTTTTACCTGCCTTTGTATTGGATTTTGCAATAGCTTCGCGAATTAACTTTTCAATTTCACGATCAATACGATCTGCTTCTTGTTGTTTTTGCTTAATCTGATTGGAGTAAGTTTTAACATCTTTCTGAATAGAAGCCATTATTTCTCGCTGTTGTTTACGTTCAATTTCTAATTGAGCCTGTGCAGCATTATTCTCTTTAATAAGAATTTGTTTGTCTTCTTTTTGCTTTAAAAGTTTTGTGTTCGCGACTTTTAATTCGGCAGTCTTAATTTTAATATTTTCTCCCTGCTCCTTTTGATAATCGGTGTATTGTTTTATATACTGTAAGCGCTTATAAGCTTGCTGAAAGTTGTTAGACGATAGTAAAAACATTACACGACTTTGCTCACTCCTACTTTTATAAGAATGCACAATCATCTCGGCATAATCATTTTTAAGCGTTTCAAGGTCTTCACGAAGCTGAGTAATTTCGCGTTGATTTACACCTATTTCACGTGTTAATAAATTGGCTTGCTGATTGGTAACTTTAATTAAATTACTGCGAACATTAATTTTATGATTTAAATCTTCAATAGCCGATAATTGTGACTTCTCTTTAGATTTATTTTTGAACAACATACTGTTTATTTGTTCAATTTCAATACGCAATTCTTGTCGGCGATTTTCCAACTCTTGTTGTTTTTTACTTTGCGAAAACACAAAAACACTGCTTAACAAACAGAGTACAAGAACACTTAATTTATATAGAGATTTTACTTTTATCATTTAAGTTTGATAGGGTTAAAACCTGATGGGATTTTAAATGGAAAATTTAAATTTTCGTTCAAAGATACAGATTTGAATTCCAATTCTATAATAGTTTCGCTTCTAGCTTCAACAGCATTAATTTTTATTTGTTCAGGAATAATTTGTCCAGCAACATCTTGATATTTTAAGTAGTCTATTTGCAGTATACGCTCTTCTTTAGGTTGAGATAATTGCTGAGACATAATTTTGAAATAGGTGGGGTTTATAATATAAAACAGTTCAAATAACGCTTTTTGTTGTTCTGGTTGTACAAGATATGCTTCATCATAGATAGAGGACACGTATTTTGCGTCTTTTAAGTTGAAGAGTGCTTCGCCCAATAATAAATTCTGCACTTTGTTAAAGTCTAGTTCTGTACCTAAAAAATCGCTTAATAATTTATAATCACCTTCAAAAAAAGTGTTATCTAGTTTATTGTAAAAACCAACGTTATCGGGTGTTATTAATAATCTGGCAGCAGAAAACGGACCATTTAACCAAATGGCTTTATCCTTTTCCATTCTCAAATTTATAGCAACCGATTTAGAATTATCTCCTTCAGAATACACGGCTTTTACTTTAGAAGACAGTGTTTTAAAAGCTGCAGCTTGTCTTGTATTTTCCTTTATTAATTGCTTTGTATTTAATTTTAAATTGGCATCTGTATTAGTTAATGTTTTAGCCGATTTACAACCAACTGTTACCAATAAAACCGCTATAATTACAATACGAAGTAGATGTTTCATTACTTTGAAATTTCTGTTTTATTTGCTTTTTCTGTAAAGCGTTTTGCCTCCTTAGGCTGATTTAAACCCAAATGAGATTGTGCCATTTGAAAATAAAAATCACTTTCTAATTTAGTGTTATCTATAATGTAATCTAAACCCATATCTAACTGCTCTATGGCATCTTTATAACGTCCTATTTTATTTAAAGACAATCCTGCCATTAAATACAATTCGGGTTGAGATGGGTATTTTATTAAGGCTTCTGCTGTTTTTTTGTATGCCAAATCGAATTGCTCTAAGTCGACATATAGCACAATAATATTTCTAGTAATACTATAATTATCACCTTCTAATTGCAGAGCTTCACTATAATACTTTATCGCTTTTTCTTTTTCGCCTTTTGCTAAATAATACTGCGCTAATTCCACTAAAGTTTTTCCATCGTTAGAATCGCCAACCATGGCAGAAACTTCTACCAAGTCTTGTTCATATTCTGGATTTTCACCTACAAACTTTACGAAATCTGAAAGCACCAACACTTTAGCTTCGGCTTTAATTTCGGCACTTTTCATGGCAATTTTCATGGATTCGATGGCTTTCTCAGGCGCGTTACTATCCAAATAAAATTTATATAAGGCCAAATGTACCAATTGAGAATTAGGATTAATCTCTAATAGTTTTTTTGCCGTTTCAAATGCTTTTTCGGCATCACCACTTTCACTATAACGATAAATTAATGCTAGATAATTAGACTCCTGATCAGGGTTGTTTTCCACCCGTTCTTCAAGATTTTCTATTTGCTCTTTCTTTTGTCCTGTTTCCTCATAAATCTGATTTCTTAAAAAATCACGACTTACAGAAATACCCAACTCGGCATCTAATTCATCTAAAACTTTTAGAGCTTCATTATAATCTTTAGTACGCACAAATAAAGCCGCTAAATCTTCCTTATAATCTGGATGGTACTTAACCAACTGCTTTAAGGTTTTTATGGCTTTATCGTATTCATTTTGCTGTGCATACACATCGTAAAGCTCGTCTAGATACCATTCGTTAGACGGCTCTAACTTTACCGCTTTCTTTAAAGCATTTTCTGCTTCACCAAAATTTTTAAGTTTATTGTAGTTCTTACCCATTTCGAAGTAGAGCACAGAATGCGAACCATCTAAAGCAATACATTTCTGAAGTGCTTCTACAGAACGATTGTAGTTTTCAATTCCTTTTTGCTTTAAAGCTTCGAAAAATAATTCTTGAAACTCATCGTTCACTTCACCCAAATCGTCTACAGGCTTTTCTGCAGGTTCAACTTGAGCATAAGATTGCATGGAAATCCAAAAGAATCCCAAAAAACCAAACTTAATTATGGTTTTAAATCTTATGCTCATGTTGTTATTATTTTAATTTAAAACTGAATAATCACCAATACTAATGGTTTTAAAATTACCATCGAATTCTACATGATTACCAATCATTGCATCATCTAAAGTAGCATTTTTAATACTTGAATAATTACTTATTATAGTATTTTTAACTGTTGAATTATCTAAAACACATCCGTTACCAATAGACACATTAGGTCCTACAGTTGAATCTGTTAATACTACATCTTTGCCAATATAACAAGGCTCGATAATTTTCGAATTATTTAAAGTTACAGACGGGTCTACTAGTTGCTCAATCCCATCGGCATGTAAAAAACCTAGCATTTTACCGTTAGTTTCTACAGTCACCGCTTTGTTACCGCAATCCATCCACTCGTCTACCTGACCTGTTTTAAAGACTTTTCCTTTAGCCATCATACCTTTAATTCCATCATTAATTTGGTATTCACCACCGTTAATAATGTTATTATCTAGCACATGCTGAAGTTCGTCTTTAAGAACGGCTATATCTTTAAAATAGTATATTCCAATAACCGCTAAATCGCTAACAAAGGTTTCTGGTTTTTCTACTAATTCTACAATTTCTTCTTTTTCATTTAATTGTACTACACCAAAAGCTTCTGGCTTGTCTACTTGCTTTACCCAAATAACAGCATCGGCATCTTCATCTAAATTAAAATCGGCACGAATTAACGTGTCGGCATATGCCACTACTGCTGGTCCAGATAATGACTCTTTTGCGCTCATAATAGCATGACCTGTTCCTAATGGTTGGTCTTGACGATAAATTGAAGCTTTTGCTCCAAGGTCGTTGGCTAGTTTGGTTAAACTGTCTACAACATCATCTCCAAAAAAAGCTGGATCTCCTAAAATAAACGCAACTTCCTCAATAGGTTGGTCTATTACTTTTGCAATATCTTTTACCAAACGGTGAACGATAGGTTGTCCTGCAACTGGAATTAATGGTTTTGGTACTGTTAATGTGTGTGGGCGTAATCGCGATCCGCGACCTGCCATTGGTACTATAATTTTCATAATAAAGGCCTGTAAAAAAACAGGTGTATTTAGTTAATATTTGTTTTGTATATAGATGTCTGAGACTTTAAAGGCCTCTATTTTTTCCCTGTACTTCCAAATCCGCCTTCACCTCTTACGGTTTCAGAAAGCGTTTCAACTTCTAAAAATTGTGCTTGTTCGTGTCTCGCAAACACTAATTGTGCTATACGCTCTCCATGCTCTATAGTAAAATTCTCGTTAGATAAATTAACCAAAATTACGCCAATTTCTCCGCGATAGTCAGCATCTATAGTTCCTGGAGCATTTAACACTGTAATTCCATGCTTTGCTGCCAATCCGCTACGTGGACGAACTTGCGCTTCTATTCCAACTGGTAACTCTATAAATAATCCTGTTTTTACAATTGTTCGCTCTAACGGTTTTAAAGTAATCGCTTCTGATGTTACAGCACGCAGGTCCATTCCTGCTGAAGCTTCAGTTTCATAATGTGGTAATGCATTATCCGATTTGTTTATAATTTTTACTGTCATAGTTATCGTTTTAATAAACTTTGAATATCTTGTTTTTCAAACTTATATATTATCAGCATATACACTGAAAGCAAACCAATTCCAACAACATAATTCTCTCTAAAGAAATAAAAAGAAATGATTGAAAATGTAACAGATACTAATATATAAGCACTAATTTTTTTGATGTTATACGGAATTGGGTAATATTTTCTTCCGAAGTAATACGACAATAACACCATACTTCCATAAGCTGCTAAAGTTGCAATTGCAGAACCTCTATAACTAATAATTGGAATAAGCCAAAAATTTAAGACTAGTGTTACTACAGCTCCAAAAATAGAAATATAAGCTCCAAATTTCGTTCTATCGGTAATTTTATACCATACCGATAAATTATGATACATTCCTAAAAATAAATATGCCAATAGAATAATAGGGACTACAGACATGGCCTCCCAATAATCTTCACTCCTAATTACTATAACTTTTAAAAGGTCTGCAAATACAATAACTCCTAACAGGATTAAAGAGCCAATGGTAACAAAGAATTCTAAAATCTTTGCATAGTTTTTCTGCGGATTTTCGGTTTTTGCATGACTAAAAAAGAACGGTTCTATCCCTAAACGATACGCTGTTGCAAACAACGTCATGAATAACGCGAGTTTATAACAAGCAGAGTACATTCCCACTTGTGTATCGGCAATACTTTCAGGTAATAATTTACTCAGTAAAATACGGTCGAAAGTTTCATTAACAGAAAACGCTAATCCAGCTATTAATACTGGGAATGCATAACGCATCATCCGTTTCCATAAGTCTGTATTGAAATTATATTTCACCTTAACATAAAACGATAATAACAATAATAACGTGACTGCACTCGCTATTAAATTGGCAATAAATATATAGTTGATTTGATAATTTTCGCGACAAATACTATCTAAAATTTCGACGTGATACGACCAATCGTTTAAAGCTAACAGGAAGAACAAGTTTAAACCTAGATTAATAGCGACATTAATGATTTTTATAATCGCATACGTCATAGATTTCTCATTAGCACGTAACCATGCAAATGGAATAATAACTAAGGCATCTAGTAATAAAATCCAAATGACCAGTTTAATATATTCAACTTTAATTTCTGTGATGTAAGCAATTTGATTCTGAAAAATTAAAGCTAATGCAAAGAACCCTAATGAAGAGAGAATTAAAGAAATGGTAGACGTACCTACAACTTCATCTTGATTTTTCTCTTTATTAAAAAATCTAAAAAAAGCAGTTTCCATACCATAGGCAAGCACCACATTAAAAATAACAAACCAAGAGAAGATAACCGAGACTGTACCGTATTCTGCAACCGAATTCAAGACCCCTGGCGACGTATATAACGGCACTAAAAAGAAATTAAGCATACGAGGCAACACTGTTGCTAAACCGTAAATAAATGTTTGTTTAAAAAGGCGTTGTAAAGAGCTCAATATATTTAAATTCTAGGTGGCTAAAAGTATAGAAATCAAGAGAACTAAAAAAGTAAACACTAAATTATTACTGTTTTGATCTAGACTATGGAATTAATGGTGTTTGTTTAGTGTACAGGCTGTCGTACTTATAATATTTTATCGTTCCAGAACTTGTGTAACGTAGCACACATTCGTTCTTTTCAAGTTCAAATTTTGAACTATTTAAAGTTGTGTTAGAAGTTTCGAGTTTTTCAACAGGATTTAATACTGGAATAGTATAGTCCTTTTTCGAATCTACGACACGTCTACCTACAAGTTGTAATGGATTATGACTATCTTGTTTTAGTGCTAATCGAAAAGTTTCAAAATAAATACTATCAAGAGTTATATTTTCAGGAAGTTCGGATTCTAATTCAATAAAAATATTAGTTCCCGAGCCACCAGCTTTCTGGCCAGAATGCCAATGCTGTTTGTATATATATGAAATTTGAATTGGTGGTATTTTTTCTATTTTTTGTGAAGCACAATTTGTAATCGAACTCAATAAAACACTAAATAATAAAAAGATTTTAAACGATTTCATAATACAGATTTTGCATGTCATAAAGATACTAAAACCAAAGTTAGATCATAAAAAAAGCCTCGCGAATTGCAAGGCTTTAATTGTAATGTGATATTAATGTTTAAATTAAAATATAAACATTGTTATGGTTTGCTTAATCTATTAGTAAGGACTAATTATTAAGAGCTTCTGCACCACCAACAATTTCTAAGATTTCGTTAGTAATTGAAGCCTGACGTGCTTTGTTGTATGTTAATTTTAATTGATCTCTTAATTCTGTTGCGTTGTCGGTTGCTTTATGCATAGCTGTCATACGTGCACCGTGTTCACTTGCAAAACTATCTCTAAGACCTTTAAATAATTGGTTTTTTAAAGATTTCGGAATTAATTGGTCAATAATTTCAAGTTTAGATGGCTCAAAAAGATATTCCGTATTTACTTCTTTTTCTACTTCAATAGGCTCAATAGGTAAAAACTGTTCGGTTGTTACAATTTGAGTTGCTGCATTTTTAAATTGATTGTAAACAATATCAATTTTATCAAATTCGCCAGCAACAAATTTTTGCATTAAAGTTTCAGCTATTTCTGCAACATTGTCGAATGTTAAAGTATCGAAAATATCACTTCTATTATCGATTACTTTGTTAGTCTTTTTAAATGCATCATTTGCTTTTTTACCAACTGCAAGATAAGATACATCTTTACCAGCATACTTTGTTTTAGCTAGGTTATTTACCTCTTTAACAATGTTAGAGTTAAACGCACCACATAAACCTCTGTTAGAAGTTATTGCAACAATAAGTACTTTGTTAACCTCTCTTTGTTCTGAATATTGATTAGATATTTCTGAATCTATGGTTGCACTTAATGTTTGTAAAAGCTCTGTAAGTTTGTCTGAGTAAGGACGCATAGCAGTAATAGCATCTTGCGCTTTCTTTAACTTTGCAGCCGATACCATTTTCATGGCACTTGTGATCTGCATCGTTGAAGATACCGAAGCTATTCTGTTACGTATTTCTTTTAAATTTGCCATGTTTTATACTAGAATAAAGTATTGAGTATTCAGTAGTGAAATCTATTTGACCTCACTACTCAATACTAAAATCTAATTATGCTTTATATTTCACTGATACTTCTTTTGCTACAGCCACTAATGTATCTGTAACTTCATCAGTTAATTTACCTGCTTTTAAAGTGCTTAAAACACCAGAATGTTTAGCTCTTAAAAATTCAAGGTAATCATTTTCAAATTCTTTTACTCTTTCAACAGGAACGTCTTTAAGTAAGTTTTTAGAACCTGCATAAATAATTGCAACTTGCTCTTCTACTTTAAACGGATCGTTTTGAGCTTGTTTTAAGATCTCTACGTTACGTTTACCTTTGTTAATTACATTTAAAGTTACAGCATCTAAATCTGATCCAAATTTCGCGAAAGCTTCTAATTCACGGTATTGTGCTTGATCAAGTTTTAAAGTACCTGATACTTTTTTCATAGATTTAATCTGAGCGTTACCACCAACACGAGATACAGAAATACCAACGTTAATAGCTGGACGTACACCAGAGTTAAATAAATCTCCATCTAAGAAGATTTGCCCATCTGTAATAGAAATTACGTTGGTTGGGATATATGCAGAAACGTCTCCCGCTTGTGTTTCAATAATTGGTAACGCTGTTAAAGAACCACCACCTTTTACGATTGGCTTTAATGAATCTGGTAAATCATTCATTTCTCTAGCAATAGCGTCATTATTAATAACTTTTGCAGAACGCTCTAATAAACGAGAGTGTAAGTAAAATACATCCCCAGGATATGCTTCACGTCCCGGTGGACGACGTAATAATAAAGACACCTCACGGTAAGCAACCGCTTGCTTCGATAAATCATCGAAAACAATTAAAGCTGGTCTACCAGTATCTCTAAAATACTCTCCAATAGAAGCTCCTGTAAATGGTGCATAAACTTGCATTGCAGCAGGATCAGACGCATTTGCAGCTACTATTGTTGTGTAAGCTAAAGCTCCTTTTTCTTCAAGAGTTTTAGCAATTAAAGCAACTGTTGAAGCTTTTTGCCCAACAGCTACATATATACAATATACAGGCTCACCTGCATCGTAAAATTCTTTTTGATTTAAAATAGCATCAATACAAACAGCTGTTTTTCCTGTTTGTCTATCTCCAATTACCAACTCACGTTGCCCTCTACCTACTGGAATCATCGCATCAATTGCTTTAATACCTGTTTGTAACGGCTCTGTTACTGGCTCTCTAAAGATAACCCCTGGCGCTTTACGCTCTAAAGGCATTTCGTAAGTTTCACCAGTGATAGGTCCTTTACCATCGATAGGGTTTCCTAAAGTATCTACAACACGACCAACAATACCTTCACCTACATTAATAGATGCGATACGCTCTGTACGTTTTACAGTTGTTCCTTCTTTAACGAATTGTGATGGTCCTAATAATACTACACCTACATTATCTTCCTCAAGGTTTAATACAATCCCTTCAAGACCGTCTCCGAAATCTACTAATTCACCATATTGTGCGTTAGCTAATCCGTAAACACGTGCAATACCATCTCCAACAGTTAATACTGTTCCTACTTCGTTTAAGGTTGCTCCTGCGTCAAAACCTTGTAGTTGTTGCTTTAGGATTGCTGTTACTTCAGCTGGTTTTACTTCTGCCATTTTATTTAGATATAAGCTCTAATCGAAATAATTTCCGATTAAAAAAGTTATAAAATTAATTTAATGAAAATTCTTGTTTTATTTTATTCAGTTTGTTTGCTACACTTGCATCGTACTGCAAATCGCCAACACGTAATACAAATCCACCAATAATGTCTTCGTCTATTACGTTTTTAATCTCAACTGTTTTTCCAGTTAACTCTTTTAGTTTAGCTAATACTTTAACTTCTAAATCGCTAGTTAATGGCACAACAGTAGTTACTATTGCAATGTCTGTACCCGATAATTGTTCGAATAATATATTGTAAGTATTTGCAACGTCTTTAAAGATAGGTAACCTTTTGTTTTCAATTAAAATATCAATTAAGTTAACTGTTGCTGGCGTGATGTCTTTAAAAATTTCTAACAACGCCGACTTCTTTACAGAAGATTTTAGTACAGGACTTTCTAGCATATCGCCTAAGTCTTTACTATCTGCAATAGTTTTAGCAATTAAAGTCAAATCTGTATTTACAGCTTCTGCTGAATTACTTTCTTTTGCTAATTCTAAAACTGCTTTTGCGTAACGTATTGCTGCTCTTGATCCCGCCATGTTTAATTAGTTTAAAGTTTCTTTACCAAGTAAAGAATCTACCAATTCTAATTGCTTGTCTTTATTAGATAATTCTCCACGCACCACTTTTTCAGCGATTTCTATAGATAATTCTGCAACATGGTTTTTAATCTCAACCATAGCAGCTTTCTTTTCACCATCGATAGCATGTTTTGCAGCCTCAATCATGTTATCTGCTTGACTTTGTGCTTCTTCTTTAGCGTCTAGAATCATTTTATCTTTCATTTCACGAGCTTCTTTAAGCATAGTGTCACGTTCTACTCTAGCAGCGTTTAATAACTTTTCATTATCGGCTTGAAGATTTTGTAATTCTAATTTTGCTTTCTCAGCAGCATTTATAGCATCTGTAATACCATCTTCACGAGTTTGTAAAGACTCTAATATAGGTTTCCAAGCAAACTTTCCTAATAATACAATTAAGATTATAAGAATAACGGCTTGCATAATGAACAATCCTGGTGAAAAATCGTTTAATAACTGATCCATGTGTAACTAAATAAAAAGTTTTACTTCTGTTTTTGTTTAATTTAAAAACAGCTTCTGCAACCAACCGTTGCAGAATGCTGTTATTGCTTCTTTACTGAGAGGATTATTAACCTAAGATTAAAGCACCGAATGCTAAACCTTCTAATAATGCTCCAATAATAATCATTGCTGTTTGGATTTTTCCTGCTGCTTCTGGTTGACGAGCAATACTTTCCATTGCTTTTGAACCAATTTGACCTAATCCGATTCCTGCTCCGATTACGATTAATCCAGCTCCAATTAAATGTAACTCCATAGTAATTTGACTTATATATATATTAATTAAACAAATTCTTTTTAATGATGTTCGTGTTCTTCAACGGCCATACCGATAAATAAAGACGATAACATCGTGAAAATAAACGCTTGTAAAAATGCCACTAATATTTCTATTAGCATAATGAATAACGACAATGCAAGCGATACTCCTGTAGATACTACAGGACCGAAAGCTTCTTTTAATGTAATTGTTAAAGCAATTAAGCTCATAAGAACAAAGTGACCTGCGGTAATGTTAGCAAATAAACGTACTAATAATGAAAACGGTTTAATAATTAAAAACCCAATAAGCTCTATAACTGCTAATATTGGTCTTAATAAATATGGTACACCAGGCATCCATAATGTATGTGCCCAGAAATCTTTACTCCCACTTGTTAGATAAATAATTGCTGTAAATATTGCTAAACATGCCGTTACTGCAATTTGTCCTGTTACGTTAAAACCTAAAGGTGTTAAACCTAGTAAGTTTAAAATCCAGATAAAGAAAAACACCGATAATAAAAAAGGCATAAATTTCTTATACTTTTTCTCCCCAATATTTGGACGTGCCATATCGTCGCGCACATAAATTACTAATGGCTCAAGTACGCGTGCAAAACCTGTAGGAATAGGACCGTTTTTATAACCTCTAGCTAAAGCTGTAAATCCTAAAAACATTAGAAGCGCAGCTAACAACATTCCACACACACTTTTTGTAATAGAAAAATCTAAAACCCTATGTGCGTTTGTTGCGTGATGATGCTCATCAAAAGCAACCGTATTTGCTCCAGCATCTAATTCGTAAATTTTACCGTGAATTTTTGTAAGTTTAACTCCACCTTTATCGACAATTACAGAACCATCGTCGTTATGATGAAATTCAGATGACATAAAAGTTACTAAAC contains:
- the atpG gene encoding ATP synthase F1 subunit gamma, translated to MANLKEIRNRIASVSSTMQITSAMKMVSAAKLKKAQDAITAMRPYSDKLTELLQTLSATIDSEISNQYSEQREVNKVLIVAITSNRGLCGAFNSNIVKEVNNLAKTKYAGKDVSYLAVGKKANDAFKKTNKVIDNRSDIFDTLTFDNVAEIAETLMQKFVAGEFDKIDIVYNQFKNAATQIVTTEQFLPIEPIEVEKEVNTEYLFEPSKLEIIDQLIPKSLKNQLFKGLRDSFASEHGARMTAMHKATDNATELRDQLKLTYNKARQASITNEILEIVGGAEALNN
- the atpA gene encoding F0F1 ATP synthase subunit alpha; translated protein: MAEVKPAEVTAILKQQLQGFDAGATLNEVGTVLTVGDGIARVYGLANAQYGELVDFGDGLEGIVLNLEEDNVGVVLLGPSQFVKEGTTVKRTERIASINVGEGIVGRVVDTLGNPIDGKGPITGETYEMPLERKAPGVIFREPVTEPLQTGIKAIDAMIPVGRGQRELVIGDRQTGKTAVCIDAILNQKEFYDAGEPVYCIYVAVGQKASTVALIAKTLEEKGALAYTTIVAANASDPAAMQVYAPFTGASIGEYFRDTGRPALIVFDDLSKQAVAYREVSLLLRRPPGREAYPGDVFYLHSRLLERSAKVINNDAIAREMNDLPDSLKPIVKGGGSLTALPIIETQAGDVSAYIPTNVISITDGQIFLDGDLFNSGVRPAINVGISVSRVGGNAQIKSMKKVSGTLKLDQAQYRELEAFAKFGSDLDAVTLNVINKGKRNVEILKQAQNDPFKVEEQVAIIYAGSKNLLKDVPVERVKEFENDYLEFLRAKHSGVLSTLKAGKLTDEVTDTLVAVAKEVSVKYKA
- the atpB gene encoding F0F1 ATP synthase subunit A, encoding MMVAKQSIKFIAILVLLMTSVSSFAKGGDQDNQHHEEGDSRIDTPDKIKEYIGHHLKDSHDFALWSYTNDAGERVHVGAPLPIILWTSEGLVTFMSSEFHHNDDGSVIVDKGGVKLTKIHGKIYELDAGANTVAFDEHHHATNAHRVLDFSITKSVCGMLLAALLMFLGFTALARGYKNGPIPTGFARVLEPLVIYVRDDMARPNIGEKKYKKFMPFLLSVFFFIWILNLLGLTPLGFNVTGQIAVTACLAIFTAIIYLTSGSKDFWAHTLWMPGVPYLLRPILAVIELIGFLIIKPFSLLVRLFANITAGHFVLMSLIALTITLKEAFGPVVSTGVSLALSLFIMLIEILVAFLQAFIFTMLSSLFIGMAVEEHEHH
- a CDS encoding lipopolysaccharide biosynthesis protein; translated protein: MSSLQRLFKQTFIYGLATVLPRMLNFFLVPLYTSPGVLNSVAEYGTVSVIFSWFVIFNVVLAYGMETAFFRFFNKEKNQDEVVGTSTISLILSSLGFFALALIFQNQIAYITEIKVEYIKLVIWILLLDALVIIPFAWLRANEKSMTYAIIKIINVAINLGLNLFFLLALNDWSYHVEILDSICRENYQINYIFIANLIASAVTLLLLLSFYVKVKYNFNTDLWKRMMRYAFPVLIAGLAFSVNETFDRILLSKLLPESIADTQVGMYSACYKLALFMTLFATAYRLGIEPFFFSHAKTENPQKNYAKILEFFVTIGSLILLGVIVFADLLKVIVIRSEDYWEAMSVVPIILLAYLFLGMYHNLSVWYKITDRTKFGAYISIFGAVVTLVLNFWLIPIISYRGSAIATLAAYGSMVLLSYYFGRKYYPIPYNIKKISAYILVSVTFSIISFYFFRENYVVGIGLLSVYMLIIYKFEKQDIQSLLKR
- the atpE gene encoding ATP synthase F0 subunit C — encoded protein: MELHLIGAGLIVIGAGIGLGQIGSKAMESIARQPEAAGKIQTAMIIIGALLEGLAFGALILG
- a CDS encoding F0F1 ATP synthase subunit B; this encodes MDQLLNDFSPGLFIMQAVILIILIVLLGKFAWKPILESLQTREDGITDAINAAEKAKLELQNLQADNEKLLNAARVERDTMLKEAREMKDKMILDAKEEAQSQADNMIEAAKHAIDGEKKAAMVEIKNHVAELSIEIAEKVVRGELSNKDKQLELVDSLLGKETLN
- the atpH gene encoding ATP synthase F1 subunit delta, which translates into the protein MAGSRAAIRYAKAVLELAKESNSAEAVNTDLTLIAKTIADSKDLGDMLESPVLKSSVKKSALLEIFKDITPATVNLIDILIENKRLPIFKDVANTYNILFEQLSGTDIAIVTTVVPLTSDLEVKVLAKLKELTGKTVEIKNVIDEDIIGGFVLRVGDLQYDASVANKLNKIKQEFSLN